The Acetonema longum DSM 6540 genome contains the following window.
GATTTTTTTCTGGGAATATTCAAGGGTCGCGCCATGCTGCTCAATCAACCGGCGATATTTCCGCGCTAGATTCCGATTCCGCGCATAAAGGGAGCAGCGGTACAGCAGGGTATTTAAAGCGTAATCAAGTTCAGCCGCTTTCTTTTTCAAGGTCAATCCCTCCCTTTACACCGCCCGTTTTTTTCGTTTTTTCGTCAGGCGGTGCTGTTTAAACTCGTCTAAAAAAGCATAAATCTCTTCAGTAGGGCTGCAGTTTTTTATTCCCCGGCATTGCAAAATGTCGCCGTCATAGATTTCCAGGGTGTAATAGGAAGCAGCCGGATCCGCCGCTTTTCGTAAAAAGACAATGTCCGTGAACCCGTTGGCGTAGCGGTCGATGTAATTGCCGACACAGTGGCGCAGGTAGTGCCCTTCGGCAATGAGGTCGCCGGAATTTTTGGGGACGACGATGCAAAAATTATGCGCGGCATACTTGTATTTCTCTACTAATTGGGGATACCGCTCGAGGATTTTTTGATCAAGCTGCCGGTCTCTTTTGTGCTTGATGCGTCGTTGGTTCTGGATATGCTTTTCCGCCAGCTTGTTCGGGAAGAGAATTTCTTTGCGGGACATATCATAGCCGAGTTGCCGACATTCTCTTACATAGTCCAGATAATCGCGAAAAAAATACGCGGTTAGCTCACCGCGTTTTTCCAGCCGCTTTTGATAAGTAAACAGTTTGTCAAACGGAACTGCTTCATGCAATTCTTTCAGGACGGAGGTTTCCGTGAGCCAGCCATAAGCGGCCAGGTCCGGCAAGAGAACCGGGCAGCCGTTTTTTCTGAGCGCCAGCCAAGCGGCTAGCGTCACCCCGGATAAATTCGTCTTTACGATATAGCGAAGCTCTTGTTTTGCTGGCTGAAACCCCAATACTTTTCGCAGTGATTTGCCGCGCCAGTTGAGCAGACCTCTGGTGACCGGATACCTTTCCAGATAAGACTGGATAAATGCGCTGAGGCCGCATTTGCTCAGATACTCCGACTGCGGATATTTGGCAAACAGGGCCAGGTAACGCAGGATTTGTTCCTCCATATCGGTGTAGTTTTCCCAGGCGCTGTACTGGAACGGGGTATGGGGACCGCCCGCGCGAGGCTCGCCATATTTACGGCTAACTTTCCTTGCCAGCCATAGTAGAAATGACCGCTCGGGTGCTTGGTATAGATACTTTGGGTCAAGACATATTGGCGGGAGTAGGGGTCGACATACATCATCCTGGCGCCTTGGCCGGATAACACATAGTAGCAGGAGGGGGAGTATTCTATCGCGCAGGGATTGCTGCCTGAAAAACGGTAGACATAGAAGGTCTGGCAGGTAATCATCTGTGTATTTCTCACAGAACGCGCAAAATGATACACATATGCGACATCAGCGATATTTTTTATACCGCGCCAGACATGCTTTACAGTGACAACCTGCCGGCAGCGCTTGCAGGTTGTTTTCGCATTGTGGGGCAGCGCCAAAGGGTCCTTGAGCGGCACATCCTTTTGGCAGAACGAACAATAGCCTGTGGTATCGCCCTTTTTCCGGATGAATAAGTACTGCTGGGTAAAGGCGTTTTTTCGGACGAATTGCTGTAAATCTTTCGTGACCGGCGCTGGGCGGAAATGAGATAGGATTTGCTCGGCAGTTTGCGGCAGCATGGCTTAACCCTCCCCGCCAAACAGGTCGATCTGGTTGAGCTGGCCGTCTGGCTTATTCGCCGCTGCTGGAATCGGCTTGCTGCCAGGAACGGCAGGCGCATACGGGCGCTTTGCCGCCGGGGGAATGGGGCGTTTGGGGGCCTCATCCGGATCAAAATCAAAGGGTTCGCCCCAAAAGCCGTAGAATCTGCCGATAATATCCTGGGCTTCGTCCGGCGCAATGCATACGCAGGTAGCGCCCCCGCGGTTCTTTTGCGCAATATGCCGCATGACTTTATAGGCGCGCTTTAGCGTGTGTTTCTCTTCCAATACCTTTTCCGCATAGCTTTCATCTTCCAGCAGCAATGCGCGCACGATCTGGTTGATAGCGAACAGATAGCCTCGATCATCGGCTGCCGCCTCCAGTTCCGTATCGAGTTTATGGATGGCCTGTTCCATGATGTCCATATCCTTACCTCCGTTTTTTGCAATAGGATAACTACCGGCAGGATGAGCCGGTCCGTTTTACGTTTCTAAAGAAAAAAACAGCGCTTGACGTCATTTTGCGTCAAGCGCTGTCTTGCGTATAGCGTTCTCTAGGTTCCCGTCCAATACCGCGGTTGGTATATTCGTTTCTCCTAGTCTGATTTTAAAGCCAGTCATTTCAATTCCTCTTTGGACAAGTGGTGTGTTGTCCC
Protein-coding sequences here:
- a CDS encoding PcfJ domain-containing protein, with translation MEEQILRYLALFAKYPQSEYLSKCGLSAFIQSYLERYPVTRGLLNWRGKSLRKVLGFQPAKQELRYIVKTNLSGVTLAAWLALRKNGCPVLLPDLAAYGWLTETSVLKELHEAVPFDKLFTYQKRLEKRGELTAYFFRDYLDYVRECRQLGYDMSRKEILFPNKLAEKHIQNQRRIKHKRDRQLDQKILERYPQLVEKYKYAAHNFCIVVPKNSGDLIAEGHYLRHCVGNYIDRYANGFTDIVFLRKAADPAASYYTLEIYDGDILQCRGIKNCSPTEEIYAFLDEFKQHRLTKKRKKRAV